One genomic window of Phycisphaerales bacterium includes the following:
- a CDS encoding beta-ketoacyl-[acyl-carrier-protein] synthase family protein has translation MRGERRVVVTGMGWVTPLGSGLDDAWEALMAGRSAAAPISNFDAHAFATSFAAEVKAFDLTLALGNRAKRHASAGRGTAFALAAADAAWAHSGLERHGMDMSRAGLYLGAGENSPDSAALGRMCIGAWNADARSLDDGLWARGALGLDRMREVEQEPQMALAHVAALLGLRGPSMNCMTACAASTQAIGEAAEIICRGDADVMVSGGCHSMIHPLGMTGFIRLTAMSTRCDDPAGASRPFDRTRDGFVMGEGAGVLVLEDLEHALARGATPVAEIAGYGSSADAYRITDIDPEGEGAWRAMARALEQAGIDPAAVDGNGRPGVHYVSAHGTGTRENDGIETRAVKRLFGEHAPSVPMSSVKSMLGHLIQAAGAVELIACIRAMQTGWLPPTINYAEPDEACDLDYVPNAARDLRDRGGVGVCLSNSFGFGGQNDSVVVRRWDG, from the coding sequence ATGCGAGGCGAGCGTCGGGTCGTGGTCACGGGCATGGGGTGGGTGACGCCCCTGGGAAGCGGGCTGGACGATGCGTGGGAGGCGCTGATGGCCGGCAGGTCGGCGGCAGCGCCGATATCGAACTTCGACGCGCATGCCTTTGCGACGAGCTTTGCGGCGGAGGTGAAGGCCTTTGACCTGACGCTCGCACTCGGGAACCGGGCCAAGCGGCACGCCTCAGCCGGACGCGGGACGGCGTTCGCGTTGGCGGCGGCGGACGCGGCGTGGGCCCACTCGGGGCTTGAACGACATGGCATGGACATGTCGCGGGCGGGCCTCTACCTGGGCGCGGGCGAGAACAGCCCGGACAGCGCCGCACTTGGCAGGATGTGCATCGGCGCATGGAATGCCGATGCCCGATCGCTCGACGACGGCCTCTGGGCTCGCGGCGCCCTCGGACTCGACCGCATGCGTGAGGTGGAGCAGGAGCCGCAGATGGCGCTGGCGCACGTGGCGGCGCTATTGGGGCTGCGTGGCCCGTCCATGAACTGCATGACGGCATGTGCGGCGAGCACGCAAGCGATCGGCGAAGCGGCCGAGATCATCTGCCGCGGCGATGCCGACGTGATGGTCAGCGGGGGCTGCCACTCGATGATCCACCCGCTGGGGATGACCGGCTTCATCCGGCTGACGGCCATGAGCACGCGGTGCGACGACCCGGCCGGAGCGTCTCGACCCTTCGACCGGACGCGCGACGGCTTCGTCATGGGCGAAGGCGCGGGCGTGCTCGTGCTTGAGGACCTCGAGCACGCTCTTGCCCGTGGCGCGACGCCCGTGGCCGAGATCGCCGGGTATGGTTCGTCGGCCGACGCGTATCGCATCACGGACATCGATCCGGAGGGCGAAGGCGCGTGGCGGGCGATGGCCCGGGCGCTCGAACAAGCCGGGATCGATCCCGCCGCGGTCGATGGGAACGGACGGCCTGGCGTGCACTACGTCTCGGCGCACGGCACGGGAACGCGTGAGAACGACGGCATCGAGACCCGGGCCGTGAAGCGGCTCTTCGGCGAGCATGCCCCGAGCGTGCCCATGAGTAGCGTCAAGAGCATGCTGGGGCACCTCATCCAGGCGGCGGGCGCGGTCGAGCTGATCGCGTGCATCCGTGCGATGCAGACCGGGTGGCTCCCGCCGACCATCAACTACGCCGAGCCCGACGAGGCGTGTGATCTCGACTACGTCCCCAACGCGGCGCGCGATCTCCGCGATCGGGGCGGCGTGGGCGTGTGCCTGTCGAACAGCTTCGGCTTTGGCGGGCAGAACGACTCGGTCGTCGTCCGGCGTTGGGACGGATGA
- a CDS encoding GC-type dockerin domain-anchored protein, producing MDTQKVLAAAAILAAAGTTFAQVSPGAFAPDATDDMESYPGARTFLTSIFAGDVGVGGALSFASVDAGDWLDFRAPGGPIAPTSGTKFGTIFGFGSVDFDFSAIGGVTAFGFQASAAGVGSDTIDFFDLGGAPIGTFVDADGYGPGDGTMEGKSWTSTVAIGSVRVDGPETAFDDFVYAQGDLPARIVLYTESNGDDNEIAAADNLGLNYDLIRSDAAALNAALASGDYVFAIIHQPANNFAAGFDTELDNFVSGGNRVHFSFWNLDAEPALQGTLGVDSTVDFFAPRPVFDNASHPSWGGAASPVATDGDDWNDNGDAVTGDEVVSTFDSASGDGATVVSNDNRTLTNAFEYDSMESSGMTDLLEAQIAWVETAPPPPPPPGSQIIQFQGGDSFGYLATAVSAAGIIPDLVLESDFPGLTTALNNPDYGVALISNPCCFFDAGTPAAVQDFLDRGNVVHLSFWNMDAEPVLQSAMGVTSLIDIFAPRSVFDNAGHPSWGSASSPVLAGADTLWNDNGDLITGVSGGASVVGTFDSTSGDGAIVIANGDASLLNSFDYDSMDGSVADLIENQLRWLPTPGDDCYADFDDDGSLTIFDFLAFQNAFDLGDLAADCDEDGILTLFDFLCFQNAFDAGCD from the coding sequence ATGGATACCCAGAAGGTTTTGGCCGCCGCCGCGATCCTCGCGGCCGCCGGCACCACGTTTGCCCAGGTTTCTCCCGGTGCGTTCGCGCCCGACGCGACCGACGACATGGAGAGCTACCCGGGAGCTCGTACGTTCCTCACCAGCATCTTCGCCGGCGACGTCGGCGTGGGCGGCGCACTTAGCTTCGCCTCGGTTGATGCCGGCGACTGGCTCGACTTCCGCGCGCCTGGCGGGCCCATCGCGCCCACCAGTGGCACGAAGTTTGGCACGATCTTCGGCTTCGGCTCGGTCGACTTCGACTTCTCGGCCATCGGCGGCGTCACCGCCTTCGGCTTCCAGGCCAGTGCCGCCGGCGTTGGCAGCGACACCATCGACTTCTTCGATCTTGGTGGCGCGCCCATCGGCACCTTCGTCGACGCCGACGGCTACGGCCCCGGCGACGGCACCATGGAAGGCAAGTCCTGGACCTCGACGGTCGCGATCGGCTCGGTCCGCGTCGACGGCCCCGAGACCGCCTTCGACGACTTCGTCTACGCCCAGGGCGACCTGCCGGCGCGCATCGTCCTCTACACCGAGAGCAACGGCGACGACAACGAGATCGCTGCTGCCGACAACCTGGGCCTGAACTACGACCTGATCCGCAGCGACGCCGCCGCCCTCAACGCGGCGCTGGCCAGCGGCGATTATGTCTTCGCCATCATCCACCAGCCGGCCAACAACTTCGCCGCGGGCTTCGATACGGAGCTCGACAACTTCGTCAGCGGTGGCAACCGCGTCCACTTCTCGTTCTGGAACCTCGATGCCGAGCCGGCCCTCCAGGGCACCCTGGGCGTCGACAGCACGGTCGACTTCTTCGCGCCACGTCCGGTCTTCGACAACGCGTCGCACCCCTCGTGGGGCGGCGCCGCCAGCCCGGTCGCCACCGATGGTGACGACTGGAACGACAACGGTGACGCGGTCACCGGCGACGAGGTCGTCTCGACCTTCGACAGCGCGTCGGGCGATGGCGCGACCGTCGTGAGCAACGACAACCGCACGCTCACCAACGCCTTCGAGTACGACTCGATGGAGAGCAGCGGCATGACCGACCTGCTCGAAGCCCAGATTGCCTGGGTTGAGACCGCACCGCCTCCGCCTCCGCCTCCGGGCAGCCAGATCATCCAGTTCCAGGGCGGCGACAGCTTCGGCTACCTCGCCACCGCCGTCAGCGCTGCTGGCATCATCCCGGACCTGGTGCTCGAGAGCGACTTCCCGGGCCTGACCACCGCGCTCAACAACCCCGACTACGGCGTGGCCCTCATCAGCAACCCGTGCTGCTTCTTCGATGCCGGCACCCCCGCGGCCGTCCAGGACTTCCTGGACCGCGGCAACGTCGTCCACCTGTCCTTCTGGAACATGGACGCCGAGCCCGTGCTGCAGAGCGCCATGGGCGTGACCAGCCTCATCGACATCTTCGCGCCGCGTTCGGTCTTCGACAACGCCGGCCACCCGTCGTGGGGCAGCGCCAGCAGCCCGGTCCTTGCCGGTGCAGACACGCTGTGGAACGACAACGGTGACCTGATCACCGGCGTCTCCGGCGGCGCCAGCGTCGTTGGTACCTTCGACTCCACGTCGGGCGATGGCGCCATCGTGATCGCCAACGGCGATGCCAGCCTGCTCAACAGCTTCGACTACGACTCGATGGACGGGTCCGTCGCCGATCTGATCGAGAACCAGCTCCGCTGGCTGCCCACGCCGGGCGACGACTGCTACGCCGACTTCGACGACGATGGCAGCCTGACCATCTTCGACTTCCTCGCCTTCCAGAACGCGTTCGACCTGGGAGACTTGGCGGCCGACTGCGACGAGGACGGCATCCTCACGCTGTTCGACTTCCTCTGCTTCCAGAACGCCTTCGACGCCGGCTGCGACTAA